One window from the genome of Lentibacillus daqui encodes:
- a CDS encoding histidine phosphatase family protein — MKKIFLVRHCAADGQHKDSPLTYEGLRQAQLLSTFFKNQRIKFDKIISSPYLRAIESIKPYAEQVNARIEVNENLRERILSEQPIDDWLGILERSFSDLDFALPGGESGNDAINRANSVLDTIYADDALQNVIIVSHGNLIALLLKQFDHSYGFEQWKKLRNPDVYVIHTDQKAKTVECLWNGNE, encoded by the coding sequence TTGAAAAAAATATTCTTGGTTCGTCATTGTGCGGCTGACGGTCAGCATAAAGATTCCCCGTTAACATACGAAGGGTTACGGCAAGCGCAATTACTTTCTACATTTTTTAAAAACCAGCGTATTAAATTCGACAAAATTATTTCAAGTCCTTACTTGCGTGCAATAGAAAGTATTAAACCATATGCTGAACAGGTTAATGCTAGAATTGAAGTGAATGAAAATTTGCGGGAACGAATCTTAAGTGAACAACCGATTGATGATTGGCTAGGTATACTCGAACGATCATTTTCAGATCTTGATTTTGCGTTGCCTGGTGGTGAATCCGGTAACGATGCCATAAACCGGGCAAATTCTGTTTTGGATACCATTTACGCTGACGATGCTTTGCAAAATGTTATTATTGTCAGCCATGGTAACTTAATTGCATTATTGCTAAAACAGTTTGATCATTCCTATGGCTTTGAACAATGGAAGAAACTAAGAAATCCGGATGTTTATGTGATTCATACTGATCAAAAAGCAAAAACAGTGGAATGTTTATGGAATGGTAATGAATGA
- a CDS encoding M14 family metallopeptidase produces MEVTVRRNDSLWYFSQLFGIPAVLIEKSNPKLTSDSIEAGASLQIPGYRLREYIVAETDTLWEIANHYHLPMDAILLVNPFVKNCHIQTGQRIYIPERINELIVPDGEPYTYEQLVETINQLITVYPFIIGQSIGHSVMGKDIVELQIGMGDKHIHINGSFHANEWITTSVIMKFVNQYALSLTNNTSILDVYMLSQYINTCLSIVPMVNPDGVNLVLNGSTAAGSYQADVCQLNDQNADFSSWKANILGVDLNKQYPALWEKEAQRKPKVPGPRDFPGTAPLSEPESIAMAELVKTRNFSRVMAFHTQGREIYWGFLGLEPKHSACQADEYARVSGYRPVHVLDNYAGFKDWFIQAFQNPGFTIELGCGVNPLPIEQFTVIYRESLGILLANLYLPV; encoded by the coding sequence ATGGAAGTTACGGTACGACGCAATGATTCATTATGGTATTTTAGCCAACTATTTGGTATTCCAGCCGTTTTAATTGAAAAATCAAACCCCAAGCTGACATCAGATTCAATTGAGGCTGGGGCAAGTTTGCAAATTCCTGGTTACCGTTTACGTGAATATATAGTAGCTGAAACAGATACATTATGGGAGATTGCCAATCATTATCATCTCCCAATGGATGCAATATTATTAGTGAACCCATTTGTAAAAAATTGTCATATTCAAACTGGACAACGGATATACATTCCAGAACGCATTAATGAGCTAATTGTACCTGATGGTGAGCCATATACATATGAACAACTGGTGGAAACGATCAACCAGCTGATAACCGTTTACCCATTCATCATTGGTCAATCGATTGGCCATTCTGTTATGGGCAAAGATATTGTTGAACTGCAAATTGGTATGGGAGATAAACATATACATATCAATGGGTCGTTTCATGCCAATGAATGGATCACTACTTCGGTTATTATGAAATTTGTAAATCAATATGCACTGTCACTTACAAATAATACTTCGATCCTTGATGTTTATATGTTATCTCAATATATTAATACTTGTCTGTCAATTGTTCCAATGGTAAATCCTGATGGCGTGAATCTTGTCTTAAATGGTTCAACTGCTGCCGGATCATATCAAGCTGACGTATGCCAACTAAACGATCAGAATGCGGATTTCTCCAGCTGGAAAGCAAATATTTTGGGTGTTGATCTTAACAAGCAATACCCTGCATTATGGGAAAAGGAAGCACAAAGAAAACCAAAGGTACCAGGTCCGAGGGATTTTCCAGGAACTGCCCCTCTGTCTGAACCGGAATCAATCGCAATGGCCGAGCTTGTTAAAACAAGAAATTTTTCACGAGTGATGGCGTTTCATACACAAGGACGGGAAATATATTGGGGATTTTTAGGACTGGAACCTAAACATTCAGCGTGTCAGGCGGATGAGTATGCACGAGTAAGCGGCTATCGCCCGGTTCATGTTTTGGATAACTATGCAGGATTTAAAGATTGGTTTATTCAAGCGTTTCAAAATCCCGGTTTTACAATTGAACTTGGTTGTGGGGTAAACCCGTTACCCATCGAACAATTTACTGTTATTTATCGGGAAAGTCTGGGAATTCTGTTGGCCAACTTATACTTGCCTGTGTAA
- the msrB gene encoding peptide-methionine (R)-S-oxide reductase MsrB, whose product MAANEELATFAGGCFWCMVEPFDERPGIKKVVSGYTGGTTENPTYEEVCTHTTGHVEAVQITFDPAIMPYEQLVETFWQQIDPTDAGGQFNDRGESYQTAIFYHNPKQKEIAEASKQKLAESGKFSRPIVTPILPAKPFYPAEEEHQHYYKTHSFHYNLYKKGSGRADFIKRNWQNSYDKSKLKEQLTPIQYHVTQENGTERPFQNEYWDNKKDGIYVDIVSGEVLFSSKDQFDAGCGWPSFTKPIDKYHVKENTDTSHGMIRTEVRSKEADSHLGHVFDDGPKEHGGLRYCMNSAAMRFIPKEKMDEEGYGQYTHLFS is encoded by the coding sequence ATGGCAGCTAATGAAGAACTCGCTACATTTGCGGGCGGTTGTTTTTGGTGCATGGTGGAACCGTTTGATGAACGACCAGGTATTAAAAAAGTGGTCTCCGGATATACTGGCGGGACAACAGAAAATCCAACCTATGAAGAGGTTTGCACGCATACTACCGGACATGTGGAAGCCGTACAAATCACATTTGATCCAGCTATCATGCCATACGAACAATTGGTAGAAACATTTTGGCAACAAATTGATCCCACAGATGCTGGCGGACAATTTAATGATCGCGGGGAATCATATCAAACAGCAATCTTTTATCATAATCCAAAGCAAAAAGAAATAGCTGAAGCATCAAAACAAAAATTAGCAGAAAGCGGGAAATTCTCTCGTCCGATTGTTACACCAATTCTTCCCGCTAAGCCTTTTTACCCTGCCGAGGAAGAACATCAACATTATTATAAGACACATTCTTTTCATTATAATTTATATAAAAAAGGTTCTGGCAGGGCTGATTTCATTAAACGAAATTGGCAAAACTCATATGACAAAAGTAAACTTAAGGAGCAATTAACACCAATCCAGTATCATGTTACACAGGAAAACGGAACTGAACGGCCGTTCCAAAACGAATATTGGGATAATAAAAAAGACGGCATTTACGTTGATATTGTTTCCGGTGAGGTATTATTTTCATCCAAAGATCAATTTGATGCAGGATGTGGTTGGCCAAGCTTTACAAAACCAATTGATAAATATCACGTAAAAGAAAATACGGATACATCACATGGAATGATTCGTACTGAAGTAAGAAGTAAGGAAGCGGATTCCCATCTTGGCCATGTTTTTGATGATGGTCCAAAAGAGCATGGAGGATTGCGTTATTGCATGAACTCTGCAGCAATGCGTTTTATCCCGAAAGAAAAAATGGATGAAGAAGGTTACGGGCAATATACACACCTATTTTCTTAA
- a CDS encoding indolepyruvate ferredoxin oxidoreductase subunit alpha encodes MAFVITSPCLNEKSGECVEVCPVDCIEEGKDMFYIDPDICIDCGACEAVCPVEAIYMEDEIPEEETKYIELNRQFFEDR; translated from the coding sequence GTGGCATTTGTGATTACTTCACCTTGTTTGAATGAAAAATCAGGCGAGTGTGTGGAAGTATGTCCTGTTGACTGTATAGAAGAAGGTAAAGATATGTTTTATATTGATCCCGATATCTGTATCGATTGCGGTGCATGTGAAGCAGTATGTCCTGTCGAGGCAATTTATATGGAAGATGAAATACCAGAAGAAGAAACGAAATACATTGAATTAAATCGGCAATTTTTTGAAGACCGGTAA
- a CDS encoding acylphosphatase, protein MAIHVIVSGRVQGVGFRYAAKQSAVQHKLVGWVRNKEDGTVEMEIAGDHTNIEQYLEDMKSGFSPFIRVDQIQVESTSATEQDFTGFSIKQ, encoded by the coding sequence ATGGCAATTCACGTAATCGTAAGTGGTCGCGTTCAAGGTGTTGGATTTCGTTACGCAGCAAAACAATCAGCGGTACAGCATAAACTGGTTGGATGGGTGCGAAATAAGGAAGATGGCACAGTGGAGATGGAAATTGCCGGAGATCATACAAATATCGAACAATATTTGGAGGATATGAAGTCTGGATTTAGTCCATTTATTCGTGTTGATCAGATACAAGTTGAATCAACATCAGCAACCGAACAAGATTTTACCGGTTTTTCAATCAAACAATAA
- a CDS encoding hemerythrin domain-containing protein, which yields MSGPALKHVDSHAAIHEAALNEAAELTELLDKLVKDGHVEKALEVAFVTVEHWETRTLRHADSEEEGLYKELAEADPSLKDSIVELTRDHNLLRLLVAEIRTLLDQGTVNDYIVQRFQALIIVDELHNRSEEKILPDH from the coding sequence ATGTCAGGGCCTGCTTTAAAGCATGTGGACAGTCACGCGGCTATCCATGAAGCCGCATTAAATGAAGCAGCAGAGTTAACGGAATTACTCGACAAGCTTGTAAAAGACGGGCATGTCGAAAAAGCTTTGGAAGTGGCATTTGTTACCGTGGAACATTGGGAAACTCGTACACTAAGGCACGCCGATTCTGAGGAAGAAGGATTATATAAAGAACTTGCTGAAGCTGATCCGTCCTTAAAAGATTCGATTGTAGAATTAACACGTGATCATAATCTGTTAAGACTGCTAGTTGCAGAAATCAGAACATTACTTGATCAAGGGACGGTCAACGATTACATTGTGCAACGATTTCAAGCATTAATTATTGTTGATGAGCTTCATAATCGATCAGAAGAGAAGATTTTACCTGATCATTGA
- a CDS encoding DUF6501 family protein — MIHLNWENNETMKQIKCVHTDAKKFIVHRKLTPGKVYDVKNETDEFYFIIDNSDRIGGYLKTYFKEEK; from the coding sequence ATGATTCATTTAAATTGGGAAAACAACGAAACAATGAAACAAATTAAGTGTGTACACACAGATGCGAAAAAATTCATTGTTCATCGTAAATTGACACCAGGGAAGGTGTATGATGTAAAGAATGAAACGGATGAATTTTACTTTATCATTGATAACAGCGATCGTATTGGCGGATATTTAAAAACGTATTTCAAAGAGGAAAAATAA
- a CDS encoding nitrate reductase subunit alpha, with protein MRKTKNKLLDSLKHIKRGEQINQNWTEESPRPHAWEDIYRRRWQHDKVVRSTHGVNCTGSCSWKIYVKDGIITSETQQTDYPTTGDDFPEYEPRGCPRGASFSWYTYSPIRVKYPYVRGDLYELWKKERANGLDPVQAWENIVTDPNKRAQYVDARGKGGFVRATWREMCEIIASSSIHTIKKYGPDRIAGFSPIPAMSMVSYSAGSRFLSLLGGTILSFYDWYADLPPASPQVWGEQTDVPESADWYNSKYFIIWGTNLPQTRTPDAHFMVEARYNGTKVVGVSPDYAEYEKFADIWLPARAGTDAALAMAMTHVILKEFYVENETPYFNSYVKKYTDLPFLVTINEDSRSGRFLRASDIDLRVTPDLAEWKTVVWDETTDQMEIPNGSQGYRWDNGNKWNLELEKDDGSVIDPKLSFINESDETVLVKFPYFAEETGNVVERGVPVKYVQDKQGNTIKVATVYDLMMAHTGVNRNLPGDYPVDYNDSKPYTPAWQESITGVNKNHVIKVAKEFADNAARTKGKSMIAMGGGTNHWYHSDQIYRAILNLVLLTGSQGVNGGGWAHYVGQEKVRPQEGWQQVAFANDWLKPQRLQNGTSYFYFHTDQYRYETKTNQDGYPWKSKYNQMHPADMNALSARLGWLPSYPQFTQNSIDIVKESRERGAKTEQEIITDVVEQIKADNLEWAIENPDDPRNFPRVFFNWRSNLLGDSGKGHEFFVKHLVGGDNQVMAEPENSWQPEEVKITGDEAPTGKADLLISVDFRMTSSGLFSDIVLPAATWYEKFDISSTDMHPFIHPFNAAINPPWKTKSDWNTFREIIKVFSELAEKHLPKTEELVTTPLGHDSEGEIAQAFGEIKDWRNGEVEAIPGKTMPGMKVVERDYPNLYHQWTTIGPLIKQGYGGKGVTIPGEEVYEELGSRLGKSKREGIGKDHPDLYTDKQAINAILLMSGASNGKRAVAGWKSLEAKTGQKLEEISKGREEEDYTLDAITAQPRTAISTPVWSGMEKDNRRYSPFTVNTEYNIPWRTLTGRQSFYLDHEMMRDFGEGLPLYLPPLSYGPFLKNEKGVAEDGQSLTVRYLTPHQKWGIHTMFTDTTNMSTLFRGWQVLWMNEEDAKSIGLVDNDFVEVYNRNGAIAARVILTYRIPRGMIYMYHAQDRTLGVPATSINKKRGGTHNSVTRITLKPTHMVGGYSQLSYGFNYYGPTGHQRDTIAVIRKLKEVDWLEN; from the coding sequence TTGAGAAAAACAAAAAATAAGCTACTGGATTCATTAAAACATATTAAACGCGGTGAGCAAATCAATCAGAATTGGACAGAGGAAAGTCCGCGACCACACGCCTGGGAAGACATATATCGCAGACGCTGGCAGCATGATAAGGTTGTTCGATCCACACATGGTGTTAACTGTACCGGTTCATGCAGCTGGAAAATTTATGTTAAAGACGGGATTATCACATCGGAAACGCAGCAAACAGATTATCCAACTACCGGCGATGATTTTCCGGAATATGAACCAAGGGGCTGTCCGCGAGGGGCAAGTTTTTCCTGGTATACATACAGTCCTATTCGCGTGAAATACCCGTATGTTCGTGGTGATTTATATGAACTGTGGAAGAAAGAACGTGCAAATGGTCTTGATCCTGTTCAGGCCTGGGAAAATATTGTGACCGATCCAAATAAACGCGCGCAATACGTTGATGCCCGTGGTAAAGGCGGATTCGTTCGGGCGACATGGAGGGAAATGTGCGAAATCATTGCCAGTTCCTCGATCCACACTATTAAAAAGTATGGTCCTGATCGTATTGCTGGATTTAGTCCAATCCCAGCCATGTCTATGGTTAGTTATTCCGCCGGTTCACGTTTTCTATCTTTGCTAGGTGGTACGATTTTAAGTTTCTATGACTGGTATGCAGACTTACCGCCAGCATCACCGCAAGTTTGGGGGGAGCAAACCGATGTTCCTGAAAGTGCGGACTGGTATAATTCCAAGTATTTTATTATTTGGGGAACCAATTTACCACAAACCCGTACACCTGATGCGCACTTCATGGTGGAGGCCCGGTATAACGGTACAAAGGTTGTTGGTGTCAGCCCTGATTATGCGGAATATGAAAAATTTGCCGATATATGGCTGCCGGCACGGGCGGGAACCGATGCAGCACTTGCTATGGCAATGACCCATGTCATCTTAAAGGAATTTTATGTGGAAAATGAGACTCCATACTTTAATTCTTATGTGAAAAAGTACACAGACTTGCCATTCCTGGTAACGATTAATGAAGACTCCCGGAGTGGAAGATTTTTACGCGCGTCAGATATTGATTTGCGCGTAACACCTGATTTGGCTGAGTGGAAAACGGTTGTCTGGGATGAAACAACGGACCAAATGGAAATTCCTAATGGCAGTCAAGGTTACCGTTGGGATAATGGAAACAAGTGGAACTTGGAATTGGAGAAAGACGATGGATCAGTGATTGACCCAAAACTGAGTTTTATCAATGAATCCGATGAAACCGTTCTGGTGAAATTCCCTTACTTTGCTGAAGAAACTGGTAATGTCGTAGAACGCGGTGTTCCGGTTAAATACGTTCAGGATAAACAAGGAAACACGATTAAAGTAGCAACCGTTTATGATCTGATGATGGCACATACCGGCGTAAACCGTAATCTACCTGGTGATTATCCAGTTGATTACAATGATTCAAAACCTTATACACCTGCCTGGCAGGAAAGCATCACCGGTGTCAACAAAAACCACGTGATTAAAGTAGCGAAAGAGTTTGCTGATAATGCTGCAAGAACCAAAGGAAAATCCATGATTGCCATGGGTGGCGGAACTAATCATTGGTATCACAGTGACCAAATCTATCGGGCTATTCTCAACTTAGTTCTTCTAACCGGTTCACAAGGCGTAAACGGTGGTGGCTGGGCACATTATGTAGGACAGGAAAAGGTACGTCCGCAAGAAGGCTGGCAGCAAGTGGCTTTTGCCAACGACTGGCTAAAACCGCAACGTCTGCAAAACGGAACATCATATTTCTACTTTCATACTGACCAATACCGTTATGAAACGAAAACGAATCAAGATGGCTATCCGTGGAAAAGCAAATATAATCAAATGCATCCAGCAGATATGAATGCACTCTCGGCCAGGCTTGGATGGCTGCCATCATATCCGCAATTCACACAGAACTCAATCGATATTGTGAAGGAAAGTCGTGAGCGGGGAGCGAAAACGGAGCAAGAAATTATTACCGATGTTGTCGAACAAATCAAGGCGGATAACCTGGAGTGGGCGATTGAGAATCCGGATGACCCAAGAAATTTCCCGCGTGTCTTCTTTAATTGGCGCTCCAATTTACTTGGCGACAGTGGGAAAGGTCACGAATTTTTTGTCAAGCACCTGGTTGGCGGTGATAACCAGGTCATGGCCGAACCGGAAAATTCCTGGCAACCTGAAGAGGTCAAGATCACTGGTGACGAGGCTCCTACTGGTAAAGCAGATCTATTAATCAGCGTTGATTTCCGGATGACGAGCTCAGGTCTATTTTCCGATATTGTCCTGCCAGCGGCAACTTGGTATGAAAAATTTGATATTAGCAGTACGGATATGCATCCGTTCATTCATCCATTTAATGCGGCCATTAACCCGCCTTGGAAAACGAAAAGTGATTGGAACACCTTCCGAGAAATTATCAAGGTATTTTCCGAACTCGCCGAAAAGCATCTGCCAAAAACAGAGGAATTGGTAACCACACCATTAGGGCACGATTCAGAAGGAGAAATTGCCCAGGCTTTTGGCGAAATCAAAGATTGGCGAAATGGAGAGGTTGAAGCAATCCCAGGCAAGACCATGCCCGGAATGAAAGTTGTCGAACGGGATTACCCAAACCTTTATCATCAATGGACGACAATTGGGCCGCTCATTAAACAGGGGTACGGTGGAAAAGGTGTAACAATCCCTGGTGAGGAAGTTTATGAAGAACTAGGATCTCGGCTTGGTAAATCGAAACGAGAAGGAATTGGAAAAGACCATCCAGATTTATATACCGATAAACAAGCGATTAATGCCATTCTGTTAATGTCTGGCGCAAGTAACGGGAAACGGGCAGTTGCCGGGTGGAAGTCATTGGAGGCTAAAACCGGGCAAAAACTTGAAGAGATTTCCAAGGGTCGTGAAGAAGAAGACTATACGCTTGATGCGATCACTGCACAACCACGGACGGCTATATCTACACCGGTATGGAGTGGTATGGAAAAAGATAACAGACGCTATTCACCATTTACAGTGAATACGGAATACAACATTCCATGGCGTACATTGACTGGACGGCAATCGTTTTACCTTGACCATGAAATGATGCGCGATTTTGGCGAAGGATTGCCATTATATTTACCACCATTGAGCTATGGACCATTCCTTAAGAACGAAAAAGGTGTGGCTGAAGACGGTCAATCGTTAACGGTAAGGTATTTGACCCCGCATCAAAAATGGGGCATTCATACGATGTTTACCGATACCACCAATATGTCGACTTTGTTTAGAGGGTGGCAAGTGCTCTGGATGAATGAAGAGGACGCTAAATCCATCGGGCTTGTCGATAATGATTTTGTTGAGGTATATAACCGTAATGGTGCGATTGCGGCAAGGGTTATATTAACCTACCGTATCCCAAGAGGCATGATTTATATGTATCATGCACAAGACCGTACGCTTGGTGTACCGGCGACATCCATCAATAAAAAACGTGGCGGTACTCATAACAGTGTTACCCGGATCACCTTGAAGCCAACCCATATGGTCGGTGGATATTCGCAGCTAAGTTATGGTTTTAACTACTATGGACCTACAGGACACCAGCGGGATACGATTGCGGTTATCAGGAAATTGAAGGAGGTTGATTGGCTTGAGAATTAA